ACCCTGCGTGAGGTTCCACTTGCGCTGCCGGGAGCCGTGTTCATCCAAGGTTCGGGAGACAGCGACCGCGACAACGTGTGGGCCTTCACCTTCGCGCAGCACCTGGCGCGCGCCGGCGTGGTAACGCTTTTCCCTGACAAGCGTGGGTCGGGTGCGTCGGGCGGCGATTGGCGGGCCGCGAGCCTCGAGGACCTTGGCGACGACGCCCTGGCCGCCGTTTCGTTGCTTCGTGGAGACCGCCGGGTCGACCCATCGCGCGTCGGTCTCGTGGGCCTGAGCCAAGGGGGAGTCGTGGCGCCGCTCGCCGCGGTGCGCTCGAAGGACGTGGCGTACGTCGTGGCCGTGTCGGCGGGCGCCGTCACCCTTTACGATCAAATGCGCCATGAGATGGTCCAGGATCTGAGACGTGAGGGCGTGCCGGCGGATGGCATCAGCGCAATCGCCGCCGTAGGGGAGCTGGCGACCGCTTACGCTCGGACCTCGACCGACTCGACGTGGGCGACCTACGCCGCCGCCCTCGCAGCGCTCAAGGAAGGGCCTTGGGCGCCTGCCGCGGCGGAACTGCCGGGGTCTCGAGACGACTGGCATTGGTCTTGGTGGCGAAAGGTCGGCGACGTCGATCCCCTGTGGGCGTGGCGTCGTCTGGAAAGGCCCGCGCTGGCGGTTTTCGGTGAGTTGGACGAGACCGACAACGTACCGATGAAGGAGAGCGTGCGCCGGTTGCGAGATGCGTTGGAGCCGGAGAAGAACCCGCGCATCGCTATCCGGGTCTTTCCCGGTGTCGGACACACCCTGGCGGACGCGAAGCGCGGTTGGGTGAGTAGAGAGATCTTGTCGTACCTGAGCGAATGGGTGCTCGATGCGGTCGGTGGGATCAACCCGACCGTACGAAGCGACTGACCTGGAGCACTTCGGACATGGGGTGACGGGTGACGTGCGCCGTTCCAAGCCTACTTGTCGACGATCTGCCGAATTGAACCCAACGCCGAATACAAGCGACTCACTCGCTGCCGCTTGGACCTCGACCGGCACGCCCTGCGACGTCCCGCGCCGCCGGACGACCTCGCCGGCTCCGTGCGCTTCTTCCGCACCGAGCGGTCGCGCTTCGTGACGGGCACGTACTTGCCCGTGTGCGGCGGCACGCAGATGAGTTGACGGCTGCCCTCATCCTCCGCGTGTTACTCTGAACGATCCTGGGTGCCGTACGGCCGGGAAAGAGGGTCGAGGCATGAAGCAGCGCCGGTTGGGATCGCAGGGGCTCGTCGTCTCCGAGATGGGGCTCGGCTGCATGGGCATGAGCGAGTTCTACGGCCCGCAAGACGACGGGGAGTCGATCGCGACCATCCACCGCGCCCTTGAGCTCGGGGTGACGTTCCTCGACACCGCCGACATCTACGGGCCGTTCACCAACGAGGTCCTCGTCGGGCGCGCGATCCGCAACCGCCGCGACCGCGTGGTGCTGGCCACCAAGTTCGGCAACGAGCGAACCCCCGACGGCGATTGGATCGGCGTGAACGGCAGGCCCGAGTACGTGCAGCGTTGCTGCGACGCGTCCCTTACGCGCCTCGGTGTCGAATTCATCGACCTCTACTACCAGCACCGGGTGGACACCCGGGTGCCGATCGAGGACACGGTGGGCGCCATGGCCGAGCTGGTGCGCCGGGGAAAGGTACGCTATCTCGGCCTCTCCGAAGCCGCGCCCGCCACGATCCGGCGCGCCCACGCCGTGCATCCGATCACGGCACTGCAGACCGAATACTCCCTCTGGACTCGCGATCCCGAGGCGGAGATCCTCCCCACGGTGCGCGAGCTCGGGATCGGGTTCGTCGCGTACAGTCCGCTGGGCCGCGCGTTCCTCACTGGAAAGGTGGAGGGGCCCGACTCTTTCGCCGAGGACGATCGCAGGCGGAGCTGGCCGCGCTTCACGGGAGAGAATCTGCGGCGCAACCTCGACCTGATCGCGCCGATCGAAGCGCTCGCCCGCGAGAAGCGGGTCACCACGGCCCAGGTCGCTCTGGCTTGGGTGCTGGCGAAGGGAGCGGACATCGTTCCGATCCCCGGCACGAAGCGCCGAGCGTACCTCGACGAGAACGCGGCCGCCGCCGCTGTGGACTTGACGGCAGATGACGTGCGGCGGCTCGATGCCGCGATCCCGCCCGGCGCCGCGGCCGGGAATCGGTATCCGGACATGGGCACGGTCAACCGCTGAGACCGGGAGCCCCACGAGCGGGAGTTCCCCCGGGATCCGTCACGCGCGAGGACCGCTCGAAGCGAGCGCTCGGTCGAACTCCGTGTTCGATTCCGCCCACGTATACTAACCAGATGGTCGCCAAGAGGAGGAACGTCGGCCTGCTGTTGGTCGCCGAGCTGCTCGCGATGGGGCTGTGGTTCTCGGCCTCGGCAGTGGTGCCGCAGCTGACGCGGGAGTGGCGTCTCGACGGCGGCGAGCCGTCGTGGCTAACCATGAGCGTCCAGGCGGGATTCGTGGTCGGCGCGCTGGTGAGCGCGTGGCTCAACCTGTCGGACCGGATCCGCGCGGAGCGGCTGCTCGCCGCGAGCGCCCTTCTCGGTGCGGCCGCGAACGCCGGGATCGTGGCCGGCGGCGGCTTCCGCGAGGCTCTGGTCCTCCGCTTCCTCACCGGAGTGTGCCTGGCGGGGGTCTACCCACCGGGGATGAAGCTGATCGCCAGCTGGACGTCGCGCGATCGCGGTCTCGGGATCGGGCTTCTCGTCGGCGCGCTCACCGTCGGGTCCGCGTCGCCTCACCTCATCAACGGGCTCCCGATCTTCGGAGGAGGCATCGGTCCTCCGCCGTGGCGACCGGTCGTCCTGACCGCGTCGGCCCTCGCGCTCGTGGCGGCGCTCGTCACCTGGCGGTGGGTGCGCGGCGGGCCGATGCTCCCCTCGACGAGCCGGTTCGACTGGCGTTACGCGCTGTCCGCGCTCGGATCCCGGCCGAGCCGGCTCGCCAACCTCGGCTATCTCGGCCACATGTGGGAGCTGTACGCGATGTGGACCTGGGCTCCGCTTCTGCTCCTCGAGAGCTTCCGTCGCGCCGGCGCGAGCGTCGTGAGCGCCAAGGTCGCCGGCTTCGCCACGATCGCGGCCGGGGCGCTCGGAAGCGCTCTGGCGGGCCTCCTCGCCGACCGATGGGGGCGCACGGTCGTGGCGTCCGCGAGCCTCGCGATGTCGGGGACTTGCTGCCTGATCGTCGGATTCGCCTTCCGCTCCCCCGCGGTCCTCACGGCCGTGTGTCTCCTGTGGGGATTCGCGGTGGTCGCCGACAGCGCGCAGTTCTCCGCCGCGGTCAGCGAGCTGGCGGACCCGTCGCACGTCGGGACCGCGCTCACCGTCCAGACCTGCCTCGGGTTCCTGCTCACGCTCCTGACGATCCGCCTGGTCCCGCTCGCCGTCTCCCGGATCGGCTGGAGGTGGGCGTTCGCGCTCCTCGCCCCAGGTCCGGCCTGCGGCATCGCGGCGATGCTGCGCCTCAGAGGCCTCCCGGACGCGACGCGGATGGCCTCG
This portion of the Terriglobia bacterium genome encodes:
- a CDS encoding aldo/keto reductase; the encoded protein is MKQRRLGSQGLVVSEMGLGCMGMSEFYGPQDDGESIATIHRALELGVTFLDTADIYGPFTNEVLVGRAIRNRRDRVVLATKFGNERTPDGDWIGVNGRPEYVQRCCDASLTRLGVEFIDLYYQHRVDTRVPIEDTVGAMAELVRRGKVRYLGLSEAAPATIRRAHAVHPITALQTEYSLWTRDPEAEILPTVRELGIGFVAYSPLGRAFLTGKVEGPDSFAEDDRRRSWPRFTGENLRRNLDLIAPIEALAREKRVTTAQVALAWVLAKGADIVPIPGTKRRAYLDENAAAAAVDLTADDVRRLDAAIPPGAAAGNRYPDMGTVNR
- a CDS encoding MFS transporter, which codes for MVAKRRNVGLLLVAELLAMGLWFSASAVVPQLTREWRLDGGEPSWLTMSVQAGFVVGALVSAWLNLSDRIRAERLLAASALLGAAANAGIVAGGGFREALVLRFLTGVCLAGVYPPGMKLIASWTSRDRGLGIGLLVGALTVGSASPHLINGLPIFGGGIGPPPWRPVVLTASALALVAALVTWRWVRGGPMLPSTSRFDWRYALSALGSRPSRLANLGYLGHMWELYAMWTWAPLLLLESFRRAGASVVSAKVAGFATIAAGALGSALAGLLADRWGRTVVASASLAMSGTCCLIVGFAFRSPAVLTAVCLLWGFAVVADSAQFSAAVSELADPSHVGTALTVQTCLGFLLTLLTIRLVPLAVSRIGWRWAFALLAPGPACGIAAMLRLRGLPDATRMASGRR
- a CDS encoding alpha/beta fold hydrolase; the encoded protein is MIAIVVTWFALAVSVVTLPAQGPPHPSKPTAPIAATDGGRIAGWYESSPTGKVLVVWGPTGGYRLLDFDGVHFHRLEATGPDRYRTVGSGSWENASITVERDREGRSLALGLSVNGAPPTRMPRARESPFDMEEVRYRNGATELAGLLMIPRVRKLVGKTGGTLREVPLALPGAVFIQGSGDSDRDNVWAFTFAQHLARAGVVTLFPDKRGSGASGGDWRAASLEDLGDDALAAVSLLRGDRRVDPSRVGLVGLSQGGVVAPLAAVRSKDVAYVVAVSAGAVTLYDQMRHEMVQDLRREGVPADGISAIAAVGELATAYARTSTDSTWATYAAALAALKEGPWAPAAAELPGSRDDWHWSWWRKVGDVDPLWAWRRLERPALAVFGELDETDNVPMKESVRRLRDALEPEKNPRIAIRVFPGVGHTLADAKRGWVSREILSYLSEWVLDAVGGINPTVRSD